In the genome of Thermoplasmata archaeon, one region contains:
- a CDS encoding 50S ribosomal protein L39e: MAKNKPYAKKLRLLRRVKSNRRVPAWVMQRTKREFTRHPKKRSWRRNKLKM; encoded by the coding sequence GTGGCGAAGAACAAGCCGTACGCGAAGAAGCTCCGGCTCCTGCGCCGCGTGAAGTCGAACCGGCGCGTGCCGGCGTGGGTCATGCAGAGAACCAAGCGCGAGTTCACGCGGCACCCGAAGAAGCGCAGCTGGCGCCGCAACAAACTGAAGATGTGA
- a CDS encoding 50S ribosomal protein L31e, whose product MAGEEEERILVIPLRAAWAASRTDRAPRAIKAIRQYVKRHLKPDRIFIDDVLNEFIWARGREHPPRSVRVKAIKFEDGSAVVSLPED is encoded by the coding sequence ATGGCGGGAGAAGAAGAGGAACGGATCCTGGTGATCCCCCTGCGCGCGGCCTGGGCGGCCTCCCGGACGGACCGCGCGCCCCGGGCGATCAAGGCGATCCGGCAGTACGTGAAGCGCCACCTGAAACCCGACCGGATCTTCATTGACGACGTGCTCAACGAGTTCATCTGGGCCCGCGGCCGCGAGCATCCGCCGCGCTCGGTCCGGGTCAAGGCAATCAAGTTCGAGGACGGTTCCGCCGTCGTTTCCCTGCCGGAGGACTGA
- a CDS encoding translation initiation factor IF-6 gives MLRRLEVNGNPFIGVFCAASEDLLLLDPATPKPAVHSIGEALGVRPIPTTVAGSTVVGSLVAMNSNGILTSPFIEESEAETIGTPVYPLPHRLSAVCNNVLCNDHGAVVHPGYDDDALEVISGALGVPATRGTIAGVRTVGAVAVATNKGVLCHPHARPGEMEVLKEILHVPVAITTANYGSALVGACMVANSKGAVVGSKTTPIELGRIEEGLGYY, from the coding sequence TTGCTGCGTCGCCTTGAGGTCAATGGCAACCCTTTCATCGGAGTGTTCTGCGCCGCGAGCGAGGACCTCCTGCTCCTGGATCCCGCCACGCCCAAGCCCGCGGTGCATTCGATCGGCGAGGCGCTCGGGGTCCGGCCGATCCCGACCACGGTGGCCGGCTCCACGGTCGTCGGCAGCCTGGTCGCGATGAACTCGAATGGCATCCTCACGTCTCCCTTCATCGAGGAGAGCGAGGCCGAGACGATCGGGACGCCCGTGTACCCGCTTCCCCACCGCTTGAGTGCGGTGTGCAACAACGTGCTCTGCAACGACCACGGTGCGGTGGTCCATCCGGGCTACGACGACGATGCCCTCGAGGTGATTTCCGGGGCCCTGGGGGTCCCTGCGACCCGAGGCACGATCGCGGGCGTACGGACCGTGGGCGCGGTGGCCGTCGCGACGAACAAGGGTGTCCTCTGCCACCCCCATGCGCGGCCCGGGGAAATGGAGGTCCTGAAGGAGATCCTGCACGTGCCCGTCGCGATCACGACGGCCAACTACGGTTCCGCGCTCGTGGGCGCATGCATGGTCGCGAACTCCAAAGGGGCCGTCGTGGGCTCCAAGACCACGCCCATCGAGCTGGGGCGGATCGAGGAGGGTCTGGGCTACTACTGA
- a CDS encoding DUF373 family protein, producing MKTLVLCVDRDDDIGVKTGIKGPLIGREDNLSTAMKLGLADPEDSDLNAMLSAVNMFDGLVKEGADVEIATICGDVRVGATSDTILTQQLDRVLEEVRPDRVFLVSDGAEDEAFAPILSSRIRIDHVRRVFVRQTPGAESLYYVFSKQMRNPKVRRKVIAPLGLVLFLFGLIDFFDPYAAPALVLIFAGVYLILISLPFNSVRDVYRAMGDYYEGVRANAASGDVSIFFTAGAIFLVIAGVAFGFDLARKTPGTDLLLQTLSFILGAVWWCVLAALVFEGGKTLTAYFKHGRVPRHVIAVAGTFVALGLIVLASIQGLQVIVGEATSPLSLVLIYLSIALAVLLVVATGLSYRTRAEQPMEDGWRH from the coding sequence ATGAAGACTTTGGTCTTGTGTGTGGACCGGGATGACGACATCGGGGTCAAGACCGGGATCAAGGGCCCCCTGATCGGCCGGGAGGACAACCTCTCCACGGCCATGAAGCTCGGCCTCGCGGATCCTGAGGACTCCGACCTCAACGCGATGCTCTCCGCGGTCAACATGTTCGACGGCCTCGTCAAGGAGGGCGCCGACGTGGAGATCGCCACGATCTGCGGGGACGTCCGCGTAGGTGCGACCTCGGACACCATCCTGACCCAGCAGCTGGACCGCGTCCTCGAGGAGGTGCGCCCGGACCGGGTGTTCCTGGTCTCCGACGGGGCCGAGGACGAGGCGTTCGCGCCCATTCTGAGCTCCCGGATCCGAATCGACCACGTGCGTCGGGTATTCGTCCGGCAGACCCCGGGCGCGGAATCCCTGTACTACGTGTTCTCGAAGCAGATGCGGAACCCCAAGGTCCGCCGCAAGGTCATCGCGCCCCTAGGCCTCGTTCTCTTCCTGTTCGGGCTCATCGACTTCTTCGACCCGTACGCCGCACCCGCCTTGGTCCTGATCTTCGCGGGCGTGTACCTGATCCTGATCTCATTGCCGTTCAACAGCGTCCGCGACGTGTACCGCGCCATGGGCGACTACTACGAAGGCGTGCGGGCGAACGCGGCCTCGGGAGACGTCTCCATCTTCTTCACCGCGGGCGCGATCTTCCTCGTCATCGCGGGGGTCGCCTTCGGGTTCGACCTGGCGCGCAAGACGCCGGGCACGGACCTTCTGCTCCAGACCCTCTCCTTCATCCTGGGGGCCGTCTGGTGGTGCGTGCTCGCGGCGCTCGTGTTCGAGGGAGGAAAGACGCTCACGGCGTACTTCAAGCACGGCCGCGTGCCGCGGCACGTGATCGCGGTCGCGGGAACCTTCGTCGCCCTGGGGCTCATCGTCCTCGCCTCCATCCAGGGCCTCCAGGTCATCGTGGGCGAGGCCACCTCGCCCCTTTCCCTCGTCCTCATCTACCTGAGCATCGCCCTCGCGGTGCTGCTCGTCGTCGCGACGGGCCTCTCGTACCGGACGCGCGCGGAGCAGCCCATGGAGGACGGCTGGCGGCACTGA
- a CDS encoding 6-hydroxymethylpterin diphosphokinase MptE-like protein — MEFEDWEPFYVQIVEDLGLSPAEDEAVAAELDRLLGGKRVPPGELRALFRGKTVTVAGNGPTLASEMDRVEGVLVTADEATSVALAQDHLPDVLVTDLDGNVPDQVRANAQGAVAVILGHGDNGPAIRRWAPRFHGRTVATTQSRPTGRLFDFGGFTDGDRAVCLADHFGAKEIRLLGWDFEHPSVKDEDPERKRRKLDWAYILLQNLDRPEFEL, encoded by the coding sequence ATGGAGTTCGAGGACTGGGAGCCCTTCTACGTTCAGATCGTCGAAGACCTCGGGCTCTCGCCCGCGGAGGACGAGGCCGTGGCGGCCGAACTCGACCGGCTCCTCGGTGGAAAGCGCGTGCCTCCGGGCGAGTTGCGGGCGCTCTTCAGGGGCAAAACCGTAACCGTCGCGGGGAACGGGCCCACCCTGGCGTCCGAGATGGACCGTGTGGAGGGCGTCCTGGTGACCGCGGACGAGGCCACCTCCGTCGCGCTGGCCCAGGACCACCTCCCCGATGTGCTCGTCACGGACCTCGACGGGAACGTCCCGGACCAGGTGCGCGCGAACGCCCAGGGGGCCGTGGCCGTCATCCTGGGGCACGGTGACAACGGACCCGCGATCCGCAGGTGGGCACCGCGGTTTCACGGCCGCACCGTGGCGACCACGCAGTCGCGGCCCACCGGCCGCCTCTTCGACTTCGGCGGCTTCACGGACGGAGACCGGGCCGTGTGCCTCGCGGATCACTTCGGCGCCAAGGAGATCCGTCTCCTGGGGTGGGACTTCGAGCATCCCAGCGTCAAGGACGAGGACCCGGAGCGGAAGCGGCGCAAGCTGGACTGGGCCTACATCCTCCTGCAGAACCTGGATCGGCCCGAGTTCGAGCTGTGA
- the gcvPB gene encoding aminomethyl-transferring glycine dehydrogenase subunit GcvPB — translation MPNLPEHEVVRHYTRLSQMNFSIDTGFYPLGSCTMKFNPKYAEELASLPTVARVHPDQDESTIQGALRLMHELQQSLATIAGMDAVTLQPAAGAQGEFTGLLLAQAYNHDKGEHRQQIIVPDTAHGTNFASAGMAGFDIVEIASVDGRVDLSALKRAVGDKTLAFMITNPNTLGIFEDHIIDVADIVHQVGGLLYYDGANLNAIMGKTSPGLMNFDIVHFNLHKTFTTPHGGGGPGAGPVGVKAPLEPFLPVPVVTFDSSMYHLDYHRPKSIGMVRAWYGNFALLVRAYAYILRQGGDGLTRASERAVLNANYVKHRVQGALEVPFSGLRKHEFVASGAKLAAKGVKTTDVAKRLMDFGYHPPTVYFPHLVEEALMIEPTETETRATLDAFADTLIQITKEDPALLHSAPHNTAVSRVDEVQAARDPVLSWRYLKAQPKF, via the coding sequence CTGCCGAACCTCCCCGAGCACGAGGTGGTCCGGCACTACACCCGACTATCCCAGATGAATTTCTCGATCGACACGGGCTTCTATCCGCTCGGATCCTGCACGATGAAGTTCAACCCGAAGTACGCGGAGGAGCTCGCCTCCCTGCCCACGGTTGCCCGCGTGCACCCGGACCAGGACGAATCCACGATCCAGGGAGCCCTCCGCCTGATGCACGAGCTCCAGCAGTCCCTTGCCACGATCGCGGGGATGGACGCGGTCACGCTCCAGCCGGCCGCGGGCGCCCAAGGGGAGTTCACCGGGTTGCTCCTCGCCCAGGCGTACAACCACGACAAGGGGGAGCACCGCCAGCAGATCATCGTTCCCGACACAGCGCACGGGACGAACTTTGCGAGCGCGGGCATGGCGGGCTTCGACATCGTGGAGATCGCTTCCGTGGACGGCCGGGTCGACCTGAGCGCGCTCAAGCGCGCGGTCGGGGACAAGACCCTCGCCTTCATGATCACGAATCCGAACACGCTGGGGATCTTCGAGGACCACATCATCGACGTGGCGGACATCGTCCACCAAGTGGGCGGGCTCCTCTACTACGACGGCGCGAACCTGAACGCGATCATGGGGAAGACCTCGCCGGGGCTCATGAACTTCGACATCGTCCACTTCAACCTCCACAAGACGTTCACGACCCCGCACGGCGGCGGCGGCCCGGGCGCGGGTCCCGTCGGTGTCAAGGCGCCCCTGGAACCGTTCCTCCCCGTGCCCGTGGTCACCTTCGACAGCTCCATGTACCACCTGGACTACCACCGCCCCAAATCCATCGGCATGGTCCGCGCCTGGTACGGGAACTTCGCCCTCCTGGTCCGCGCGTACGCATACATCCTGCGGCAGGGAGGGGACGGGCTCACCCGCGCCTCGGAGCGTGCGGTCCTGAATGCGAACTACGTGAAGCATCGGGTCCAGGGAGCCCTCGAGGTGCCCTTCAGCGGCCTCCGCAAGCACGAGTTCGTCGCGAGCGGGGCCAAGCTCGCGGCCAAGGGCGTCAAGACCACGGACGTGGCGAAGCGGCTCATGGACTTCGGCTACCACCCGCCCACGGTGTACTTCCCCCACCTCGTCGAGGAGGCGCTCATGATCGAGCCCACGGAAACGGAGACCCGCGCGACCCTCGACGCGTTCGCCGACACCCTCATCCAGATTACGAAGGAAGATCCTGCGCTCCTGCACTCCGCGCCCCACAACACCGCGGTCTCCCGGGTGGACGAGGTCCAGGCGGCCCGCGACCCGGTCCTGAGCTGGCGCTACCTGAAGGCCCAGCCCAAGTTCTGA